In a single window of the Olivibacter sp. SDN3 genome:
- a CDS encoding class II glutamine amidotransferase: protein MSDSIKHECGIAMIRLLKPLSYYQEKYGTPLYGLNKLYLLMEKQHNRGQDGAGIATIKFDVKPGNRYISRYRAMGSSAVSEIFEYVQRKFAAIQQSDPDLFQDSHWLKENMSFIGEVLLGHLRYGTHGKNSIENCHPFLRQNNWMSRNLVIAGNFNMTNVDELLEQLFELGQHPKEQADTVTVLEKIGHFLDTENQELFDEFKKEGYSNVEISALIAKNLDVANILRRSAKTWDGGYTISGIFGHGDAFVMRDPVGIRPAYYYYDDEIVIAASERPAIQTAFNIRFESIKEIKPGHALIIKKDGTISEEMFREPEEQKSCSFERIYFSRGSDTEVYQERKQLGRLLCPSILKAVKHDIKNTVFSFIPNTAEVAFYGVMDGVNDYVRKLQKDTLLKRADKIADKELDEMLSISPRFEKLNIKDAKLRTFITQDADRQDMVAHIYDTTYGIVKGGKDTIVAIDDSIVRGTTLKQSILKILDRLNPVKIIIVSSAPQIRYPDCYGIDMSRMGEFVAFEAAISLLRRNGMNYIIDDVYQKCVESLDMDNEQVVNHVKAIYEPFTYEEISEEIARIVTPIGINAKVEVIYQTLKDLHIACPKNRGDWYFSGDYPTPGGNKVVNRAFMNWVEGKNIRAYYSA from the coding sequence ATGAGTGACTCAATTAAACACGAGTGCGGCATTGCGATGATTCGTTTGCTAAAGCCTCTATCCTATTATCAGGAAAAGTATGGAACACCTCTGTACGGTCTCAATAAACTATATCTATTAATGGAAAAGCAGCATAACCGTGGACAAGACGGTGCGGGTATTGCTACCATTAAATTTGATGTAAAGCCAGGTAATCGTTATATAAGTAGATATCGAGCAATGGGGTCTAGTGCTGTTTCGGAGATTTTCGAATATGTACAACGGAAATTCGCAGCTATACAGCAGTCTGATCCAGATCTTTTCCAAGATTCGCACTGGTTAAAGGAAAATATGAGTTTTATAGGGGAAGTGCTGTTAGGGCATTTGCGCTATGGTACACATGGTAAAAACAGTATAGAAAATTGCCACCCCTTTTTACGGCAGAATAACTGGATGAGCCGAAATCTAGTGATTGCCGGAAACTTTAACATGACTAATGTTGACGAGCTATTGGAACAATTGTTTGAGTTAGGGCAACATCCGAAAGAGCAGGCGGATACCGTAACTGTGCTAGAGAAAATAGGCCATTTCCTTGATACTGAAAATCAGGAGTTATTTGATGAGTTTAAAAAAGAGGGGTATTCTAACGTTGAAATAAGCGCGCTTATAGCTAAAAATCTTGATGTTGCTAATATATTACGGCGATCGGCTAAAACCTGGGATGGCGGTTACACTATCAGTGGGATATTTGGTCATGGAGATGCTTTTGTAATGCGGGATCCCGTTGGTATAAGGCCTGCTTATTATTATTATGATGATGAAATTGTGATAGCGGCCTCTGAACGTCCGGCAATACAAACGGCTTTTAATATAAGGTTCGAAAGTATAAAGGAAATTAAACCGGGGCATGCGTTAATCATCAAAAAGGATGGAACAATAAGTGAAGAGATGTTCCGTGAACCGGAAGAACAAAAATCATGTTCTTTTGAGCGAATTTATTTTTCGCGCGGAAGTGATACGGAAGTTTATCAAGAAAGAAAGCAGCTGGGCCGTTTACTTTGTCCGAGTATATTGAAGGCAGTTAAGCATGATATTAAGAATACAGTCTTTTCCTTCATACCCAATACTGCGGAGGTAGCTTTCTATGGGGTAATGGACGGGGTGAACGATTATGTAAGGAAATTACAGAAGGATACGCTACTCAAAAGAGCAGATAAGATAGCTGATAAAGAACTTGACGAAATGTTGAGTATCTCTCCCAGGTTCGAGAAGTTGAACATTAAAGATGCTAAGCTTCGAACATTTATTACACAAGATGCAGACAGGCAGGATATGGTTGCACATATTTATGACACAACCTATGGAATAGTGAAGGGAGGAAAAGATACTATTGTGGCCATAGATGATTCGATCGTTAGAGGGACGACTTTGAAGCAGAGTATTCTTAAAATATTGGATAGATTGAACCCCGTTAAGATTATTATAGTTTCCTCTGCCCCTCAAATCCGCTATCCCGATTGCTATGGTATAGATATGTCTCGGATGGGAGAATTTGTCGCCTTCGAAGCAGCGATTTCTTTATTGAGAAGAAATGGTATGAATTATATTATTGACGACGTTTATCAGAAATGTGTTGAGTCACTTGATATGGATAATGAGCAAGTGGTAAACCATGTTAAGGCAATTTATGAACCTTTCACTTATGAAGAAATCTCAGAAGAAATTGCTCGTATCGTTACTCCTATAGGTATAAACGCCAAAGTAGAAGTAATTTATCAAACGTTGAAAGATTTGCATATTGCTTGTCCAAAAAATAGAGGAGATTGGTATTTCTCAGGAGATTATCCAACACCTGGAGGGAATAAAGTGGTAAACAGGGCATTTATGAACTGGGTAGAAGGTAAGAATATTAGAGCTTACTATTCCGCATAA
- a CDS encoding ammonium transporter — MKSKKSTIPFVFLLLLVVLCLFFPSIPINVGGESSYDAADVAWMLTSTALVLIMTPGLAFFYGGMVKKKNVISTMLQSFICMCLIAVVWVIFGFSLVFGESLYGVIGNPATYFMFNGVIGGPNWSGAPTIPFALFAMYQLKFAIITPALITGAFAERIRFTSYILFVCLFFIFIYAPLAHATWHPEGLLANMGVLDFAGGTVVHMSAGVTAFVSAIFLKRGNSNGHDPARVTYVLIGMGLLWFGWFGFNAGSAFGANDLAASALATTTTASAAAALAWIFFDAARGKKPTAMGVSIGVVVGLVAITPAAGFVTVPHSLIIGVVTSIICNLLVEWRTTRSNVDDTLDVFPSHGVGGMIGMILTGVFATKTINPDIDTNGLFFGETTLFWAQVIGLIGAVAYTFIVAFILLKITNTISKLRVSPEEEEVGLDISQHGEKL, encoded by the coding sequence ATGAAATCTAAAAAATCAACTATTCCATTTGTTTTTCTGTTGTTATTGGTTGTTTTGTGTTTGTTTTTTCCGTCAATACCGATAAATGTAGGTGGTGAATCTAGTTATGATGCTGCTGATGTAGCCTGGATGTTAACATCTACAGCGTTAGTGTTAATCATGACGCCGGGTTTAGCATTTTTTTATGGCGGAATGGTTAAAAAGAAAAATGTCATCTCTACCATGCTGCAAAGCTTCATATGTATGTGTTTAATTGCAGTTGTTTGGGTGATTTTTGGTTTTAGTTTAGTGTTTGGAGAGTCTCTATATGGAGTTATTGGTAATCCTGCGACGTATTTTATGTTTAACGGAGTGATTGGCGGACCGAATTGGTCTGGTGCCCCTACCATACCGTTTGCACTTTTTGCGATGTATCAGCTCAAATTTGCTATTATAACACCAGCGTTAATAACTGGTGCGTTTGCAGAACGTATTCGCTTTACGTCATATATTCTGTTTGTTTGTTTGTTTTTTATCTTTATTTATGCCCCATTAGCACACGCTACTTGGCATCCAGAGGGTTTGCTGGCAAATATGGGCGTATTAGATTTTGCAGGTGGTACTGTTGTTCACATGTCTGCTGGTGTGACCGCTTTTGTATCGGCTATTTTTCTTAAAAGAGGTAATAGTAACGGTCATGACCCTGCTCGTGTAACTTATGTATTGATCGGTATGGGTTTACTTTGGTTTGGCTGGTTTGGTTTCAACGCTGGCTCTGCTTTTGGGGCGAATGACTTAGCAGCTTCTGCTCTAGCAACTACTACGACAGCATCAGCTGCGGCTGCTTTGGCATGGATCTTTTTTGATGCAGCGCGAGGGAAAAAACCAACAGCCATGGGAGTTTCTATAGGGGTAGTTGTTGGCTTGGTGGCGATTACGCCAGCTGCAGGCTTCGTTACTGTTCCTCACTCCTTAATAATAGGGGTAGTAACCTCGATCATCTGCAATTTGTTAGTTGAATGGCGTACTACTCGCTCCAACGTTGACGATACGTTGGATGTGTTTCCAAGCCATGGAGTAGGGGGGATGATAGGAATGATTTTAACGGGGGTGTTCGCAACAAAAACTATTAATCCTGATATTGATACGAACGGTTTGTTTTTTGGTGAAACAACGTTGTTTTGGGCACAAGTAATAGGATTAATTGGGGCTGTGGCCTATACATTTATAGTAGCCTTTATTCTGTTAAAAATTACGAATACAATCAGCAAGTTGCGTGTTTCCCCAGAGGAGGAGGAAGTGGGGCTTGATATTAGTCAACATGGCGAGAAATTATAA
- a CDS encoding dCMP deaminase family protein — protein MVKPSFDEIFMNLALELAERSHCVKAHVGAVLAKDTRIISIGYNGPPSGTHNCDQEWPEDGCARDARGSCSLALHAEENAILYAVKNGAGLQGATLYTTLSPCLPCARLIYSAGIIRVYYKRSYAIYKGLPSDEGVDFLNKFGVEAIQF, from the coding sequence ATGGTAAAGCCAAGTTTTGACGAAATTTTCATGAATTTAGCGCTAGAGCTAGCGGAAAGATCTCACTGTGTAAAAGCACATGTGGGAGCTGTCTTAGCTAAAGATACCCGTATCATATCCATAGGTTATAATGGCCCGCCATCTGGTACACATAACTGTGACCAAGAATGGCCAGAAGATGGTTGCGCGCGTGATGCTAGAGGTAGTTGTTCATTGGCACTACACGCAGAAGAGAATGCGATATTGTATGCTGTTAAAAACGGAGCGGGTTTGCAGGGGGCAACACTATATACTACCTTATCCCCTTGTTTGCCTTGTGCTAGACTGATTTATTCAGCAGGTATCATTCGGGTATATTATAAACGTTCTTATGCTATCTATAAGGGGCTTCCTTCGGACGAGGGGGTTGATTTCCTAAATAAATTCGGTGTAGAGGCAATACAATTCTAA
- a CDS encoding NuoM family protein, protein MSWLSILIFLPLLAALVMLVLPTALKASFKYIAAGICTVQLLLSAYLYYQFNDGFGGVNVLESYQFVEQLPWIRMNLGALGTLEVDYLVGVDGLSILFLFLTALVMLVAVVASWTMEKQLKGYFALLMLLNTAVMGVFVALDFFLFYVFYEVMLLPLYFLIGIWGGARREYAAIKFFLYTLLGSVFMLLVMVGLYFSVIDPLTGSHTFNMLHMMNPDNIVKESIFSPIAHQELFGVSARLLAFIVLFIAFGIKIPIVPLHTWLPDAHVEAPTPVSIILAGILLKVGGYGILRICFGIFPDQAIESAWWLGLIGVVSILYGALNALAQQDLKRLVAYSSVSHMGFVLLGAASMTPEGVSGAIFQMVSHGFLSAMLFFLVGVLYDRVHDRMIYNFRGLASIMPKYTVFVAVGFFASLGLPGFSAFIAEAFTIIGAFNSESVNGLLPRWMAVGGSVGILLSAAYFLWTLQRMFFGNTRLKGGEDWRKQLRDVDRRETIVLVPMVVFALLLGIVPFLAFEKINTSVLSLIELMGVSK, encoded by the coding sequence ATGAGCTGGTTGTCTATCTTAATTTTTTTGCCATTATTGGCTGCTCTAGTGATGTTGGTTTTGCCAACAGCGTTGAAAGCTAGTTTTAAATATATTGCAGCCGGCATTTGCACAGTGCAGCTGTTGCTGTCCGCTTATTTATATTACCAATTTAACGATGGTTTCGGTGGTGTGAATGTATTGGAATCGTATCAGTTTGTAGAGCAGCTTCCATGGATAAGAATGAACTTGGGAGCTTTAGGTACATTGGAAGTAGACTATCTAGTAGGGGTTGACGGACTCTCTATACTATTCTTGTTTTTAACGGCGCTTGTCATGCTCGTGGCGGTTGTGGCATCATGGACGATGGAAAAGCAGCTTAAGGGCTATTTTGCCTTATTGATGCTGTTAAATACCGCCGTAATGGGAGTTTTTGTGGCACTTGACTTTTTCCTGTTTTATGTGTTCTATGAAGTGATGCTGTTGCCACTTTATTTTCTTATAGGCATATGGGGCGGCGCACGTAGAGAATATGCGGCCATAAAGTTTTTCCTTTATACGTTATTGGGCTCAGTGTTTATGTTACTGGTGATGGTGGGTTTATATTTCTCCGTAATAGACCCATTAACAGGAAGCCATACCTTTAACATGCTGCATATGATGAACCCCGACAATATTGTTAAGGAATCCATTTTTTCACCTATTGCCCATCAGGAGTTGTTCGGAGTATCTGCTCGTTTATTAGCATTTATTGTCCTGTTTATCGCCTTTGGTATAAAAATTCCTATCGTACCTTTACATACTTGGTTGCCGGATGCACATGTGGAGGCTCCTACTCCGGTTTCTATCATTCTGGCAGGAATCCTGTTAAAAGTTGGCGGATATGGTATTTTGCGTATTTGCTTTGGTATTTTCCCTGATCAAGCCATCGAAAGTGCGTGGTGGTTGGGGTTGATTGGCGTGGTGTCGATTTTGTATGGGGCACTAAATGCATTAGCGCAGCAAGATCTTAAAAGGTTGGTGGCTTATTCGTCTGTGTCGCATATGGGCTTTGTGTTGTTAGGTGCTGCTTCGATGACACCCGAAGGAGTAAGTGGAGCGATATTTCAGATGGTGAGTCATGGCTTTTTATCGGCTATGTTGTTTTTTTTGGTAGGGGTACTATATGATCGGGTGCACGACAGGATGATTTATAATTTTAGAGGACTGGCCTCCATTATGCCAAAATATACGGTGTTTGTTGCGGTCGGATTTTTTGCATCTTTGGGACTTCCAGGTTTTTCTGCATTTATCGCAGAAGCGTTCACTATCATTGGCGCTTTTAATTCGGAAAGTGTTAACGGTTTGTTGCCTCGATGGATGGCCGTTGGAGGGTCAGTCGGTATCCTATTAAGTGCCGCTTATTTCCTCTGGACATTGCAGCGGATGTTTTTTGGCAATACGAGGTTGAAGGGAGGTGAGGACTGGCGAAAGCAATTAAGGGACGTTGATAGGCGTGAAACAATTGTTTTGGTTCCTATGGTGGTTTTTGCATTACTTTTGGGTATAGTTCCTTTCTTAGCTTTTGAAAAAATTAACACATCAGTACTTTCATTAATTGAATTGATGGGGGTTTCTAAATAA
- the nuoL gene encoding NADH-quinone oxidoreductase subunit L, which translates to MSLLNHISLNVFLSLMVLIAPLCAFMATVFGGRKISGGLLAVTAMCISVIGSIVVFVNVWNGEQIHEQITWFTVGANEFKAGIILNNLSVLMMVLISVVGLPVHIYSVFYMKGDPGIHRYWMYLSLFCFAMLALVMADSLLLMYVCWELVGFASYLLIGFWFTKEAAIRANKKAFLINRIGDLGFLIGICILYSQFQTLDVELLFGEQGFINQAVNDGVRWQFRGASVPAVWLTLAGTAFFMGAMAKSAQFPFHIWLPDAMEGPTSVSSLIHAATMVAAGVFMLVRISPLFDATVLLMIGSIGAFTAFMAATIALTQYDIKKILAFSTISQLGFMMVAIGIGQYGVAMFHLVTHAFFKCLLFLAAGAIIHEMHHVRDQNQLDFDPQDIRNMGGLRKYMPKTFRLTLIAALALAGLPLTAGYLSKDAILIYAFEWAEWRSNIWMIVPVSLLLTSALTAFYIARLVFKVFYGKFRLALNYQKTIALYEAPVGMRYPMTFLALCALFPLFSYNPLVFENVWLLNGFDKTEALQRVNIYHTVVPAAVNSISIIVIFVAWRWYARLKYPLKGTGVFFKFSLNQWYLDAVYHKLIIKVVKWFSRILYAFDRTFVDGLVDKLGRAIPLLANMVEWVDRKLVDGVVNGAGTLSNILGDTFRNAKSGRVQQYLFSMFLFFLIILFLGISFF; encoded by the coding sequence ATGAGCCTCCTGAACCACATATCATTGAATGTTTTCCTTTCACTAATGGTGTTGATTGCTCCGCTATGTGCTTTCATGGCCACTGTCTTTGGAGGTAGAAAAATTAGCGGTGGTCTTCTCGCAGTAACAGCCATGTGTATCAGTGTTATTGGGTCTATAGTGGTTTTTGTAAATGTGTGGAACGGAGAGCAGATACATGAGCAGATTACATGGTTTACCGTTGGTGCCAACGAATTTAAAGCAGGTATTATATTAAATAATCTGTCGGTGCTAATGATGGTGTTAATTAGCGTAGTAGGTTTGCCTGTGCATATTTATTCTGTTTTTTATATGAAGGGAGACCCTGGGATTCATCGATATTGGATGTACCTCAGTTTGTTCTGCTTTGCTATGTTGGCTTTAGTTATGGCCGACAGCTTATTGCTCATGTACGTTTGTTGGGAGCTAGTGGGTTTTGCTTCCTACTTATTAATCGGGTTTTGGTTTACAAAAGAGGCGGCAATCCGCGCCAATAAAAAGGCTTTTTTGATTAATAGAATAGGTGATTTGGGATTTCTTATCGGAATATGCATCTTATATTCACAGTTTCAAACGCTTGACGTTGAGTTGCTTTTTGGCGAACAGGGGTTTATAAATCAGGCAGTGAATGACGGTGTGCGATGGCAATTTCGGGGGGCATCCGTACCAGCTGTTTGGCTCACCTTAGCAGGAACAGCGTTTTTTATGGGTGCTATGGCAAAATCCGCCCAATTTCCCTTTCATATATGGTTGCCGGATGCTATGGAGGGGCCTACCTCAGTTTCTTCGTTAATTCATGCTGCTACAATGGTTGCTGCCGGTGTATTTATGCTGGTTCGCATATCACCACTTTTTGATGCCACTGTTTTGCTTATGATAGGCAGTATAGGTGCTTTTACAGCTTTTATGGCGGCAACAATCGCTTTGACGCAATATGATATCAAAAAAATATTAGCCTTTTCTACTATATCGCAGTTAGGATTCATGATGGTGGCCATTGGAATTGGGCAATATGGCGTAGCGATGTTTCATTTGGTAACCCATGCTTTTTTTAAATGTTTACTGTTCCTGGCTGCCGGTGCCATCATTCATGAGATGCATCACGTGAGAGATCAGAACCAATTAGATTTTGATCCGCAAGACATACGGAATATGGGCGGGTTAAGAAAGTATATGCCAAAAACATTCCGTTTGACATTGATCGCAGCGTTGGCTCTAGCGGGTTTACCACTAACCGCAGGCTATCTTTCAAAAGATGCTATTTTAATTTATGCTTTTGAATGGGCAGAATGGAGGTCTAACATCTGGATGATTGTTCCGGTGTCATTGTTACTAACCAGTGCACTTACGGCATTTTATATTGCGCGCTTGGTGTTTAAAGTGTTTTATGGTAAATTCCGTTTAGCTTTAAATTATCAAAAAACCATCGCTTTATATGAAGCTCCGGTAGGGATGCGCTATCCTATGACTTTCTTAGCCTTGTGCGCATTATTTCCTTTATTTTCCTATAATCCATTGGTTTTTGAAAATGTATGGCTACTCAATGGATTTGATAAAACGGAAGCTTTACAACGCGTAAATATTTATCATACGGTGGTTCCCGCAGCGGTGAATAGCATAAGTATTATCGTTATTTTTGTAGCTTGGCGATGGTATGCCCGGCTTAAATACCCCCTAAAAGGCACCGGTGTTTTTTTTAAGTTTTCCCTTAACCAATGGTATTTAGATGCGGTTTATCACAAATTAATAATAAAGGTTGTCAAGTGGTTTTCCCGTATTTTATATGCTTTTGATCGTACGTTTGTAGACGGGTTGGTGGATAAACTTGGTAGGGCAATTCCTTTATTGGCAAATATGGTTGAGTGGGTAGATCGTAAATTGGTAGATGGTGTGGTGAATGGAGCAGGAACGCTATCCAACATATTGGGCGATACATTTAGAAATGCAAAAAGCGGAAGAGTTCAACAATACCTATTTAGCATGTTCTTGTTTTTTTTAATTATACTGTTTTTAGGGATTAGTTTTTTTTAG
- a CDS encoding NADH-quinone oxidoreductase subunit N has product MKEYIPHISDLIDLVIEGLAFLLPESILTIAFLISIFSGVFVKNNSFITWLITMVGLLLAGMATVYQLHSPADEPVFFDMILPDTTGAKIKILITLSGLLFGSFLFYSKVFKTYEKGIADLLSTLLALHVGMNLMAMSVNWLMTYIAVEMVSIGSYIMVGAFVIGKNQSEAAMKYVLFGAVCSAMMLYGISFLYGYTGSLSFTGENHLIALAEMPVPLLLFAMLLVLTGIGFKLSFVPFHFWSPDIYQGAATPVVALLSTAPKIAAIVLLARFVSAWSMFMMPVVIFYMLVFFAVASMVVGNFVAIRQHNLKRMMAYSSIGHTGFLMMIVLSGLEQSVNVLLYYLLIYTIMNMGVFMLASYFEERLGVVDVNQFRGLGKVYPTLTMAMTIFMVSLIGLPPTAGFIAKLLAFSAAWDVYTHGGDMAWLVLLATGAVTTVVALFFYFKIPLNAFLRNSEVDYPKSPVNGLVVIALLLSFFTLILGIFPSIMLN; this is encoded by the coding sequence ATGAAAGAATATATACCGCATATAAGTGATTTGATAGATTTGGTGATAGAGGGACTGGCCTTTTTACTTCCTGAATCTATACTTACCATTGCCTTCTTGATAAGTATATTTTCTGGAGTTTTTGTAAAGAATAATTCGTTTATAACGTGGTTAATAACTATGGTGGGGTTACTGTTGGCGGGTATGGCTACGGTTTATCAGTTACACTCACCAGCCGATGAACCCGTGTTTTTTGATATGATCCTCCCGGATACCACCGGTGCCAAGATTAAAATTCTGATTACTTTGTCCGGACTCTTATTTGGTTCTTTTTTATTTTACAGTAAAGTGTTCAAAACTTATGAGAAAGGGATCGCTGATTTATTGAGTACCCTCTTAGCGCTACATGTAGGAATGAACTTAATGGCTATGTCTGTCAATTGGCTGATGACTTATATCGCTGTCGAAATGGTTTCAATAGGTTCATATATTATGGTGGGTGCTTTTGTGATTGGAAAGAATCAAAGTGAGGCAGCAATGAAATATGTACTATTTGGTGCCGTTTGTTCTGCTATGATGTTGTATGGTATATCTTTTCTTTACGGATATACAGGTAGTCTTTCGTTTACTGGAGAAAACCACTTAATAGCTTTGGCAGAAATGCCTGTGCCGTTGTTATTGTTTGCTATGTTATTGGTATTGACAGGAATCGGATTTAAATTGTCTTTTGTGCCTTTTCATTTTTGGAGTCCTGATATTTATCAAGGTGCGGCTACGCCAGTGGTAGCTCTTTTGTCGACAGCTCCTAAAATTGCGGCGATCGTACTGTTAGCGCGCTTTGTATCGGCATGGTCTATGTTTATGATGCCGGTGGTAATTTTCTATATGTTGGTATTTTTTGCTGTAGCCAGTATGGTAGTAGGTAACTTTGTCGCAATTAGACAGCATAACTTAAAACGGATGATGGCCTACTCTTCTATTGGTCATACCGGTTTTTTAATGATGATCGTTCTTTCAGGTCTCGAACAATCCGTTAATGTTTTGCTGTATTATTTGTTAATCTATACCATCATGAATATGGGCGTGTTTATGCTGGCGTCCTATTTTGAAGAAAGGCTGGGTGTAGTAGACGTAAATCAGTTTCGAGGTCTAGGGAAGGTGTATCCTACATTAACAATGGCCATGACTATTTTTATGGTATCCCTAATAGGTTTACCTCCCACTGCTGGCTTTATTGCAAAGTTATTAGCCTTCTCTGCTGCATGGGATGTTTATACGCATGGAGGTGACATGGCCTGGTTAGTACTCTTAGCAACCGGCGCAGTTACTACAGTAGTCGCATTGTTTTTTTATTTTAAGATTCCACTTAACGCCTTCCTGCGTAACAGTGAAGTTGATTATCCTAAATCGCCTGTTAATGGCCTCGTGGTGATAGCTCTGCTTTTGTCATTCTTCACCTTGATTCTGGGCATTTTTCCCTCCATTATGCTGAACTAA
- a CDS encoding LysE family translocator produces MIEVIVSGVGLGIVLSFLTGPAFFALLKTSLEKGFYGGLSFAFGVFTADILYVALALYGSSYIAREREILLPLGIIGSIVLLGVGIHYILKKVTIKRNNKCLSKKEHGGYCIKGFAMCIFNPTLLLYWISVTSGVVSISNDFDLKRIIPFFACVLLTQLGIDSLKAFYADKLSHKIEECTLNKINKFAGALIIVFALRLMYELVFTHTIV; encoded by the coding sequence ATGATTGAAGTTATTGTTTCTGGCGTTGGCCTAGGTATTGTATTGTCTTTCCTGACCGGCCCAGCATTCTTCGCTTTACTAAAAACTAGCCTTGAAAAGGGCTTTTACGGCGGGTTATCATTTGCTTTTGGTGTCTTCACTGCTGATATTTTATATGTTGCTCTCGCTCTATATGGCTCCTCCTACATTGCCAGGGAACGCGAAATATTGTTACCCTTAGGTATTATCGGGAGTATTGTGCTATTGGGAGTTGGCATTCACTATATTCTTAAGAAAGTAACCATTAAACGGAACAACAAATGTCTTTCTAAAAAAGAACATGGTGGGTACTGTATTAAAGGCTTTGCTATGTGTATATTTAATCCAACGTTGTTATTATATTGGATAAGTGTCACAAGTGGTGTTGTATCTATCAGCAACGATTTCGATCTTAAGCGAATTATCCCGTTTTTCGCCTGTGTATTACTGACGCAGTTAGGTATCGATTCTCTAAAAGCTTTTTATGCCGACAAGCTTAGTCACAAAATAGAAGAGTGCACGTTGAATAAAATCAATAAATTTGCTGGTGCTCTTATCATCGTGTTTGCACTCAGACTCATGTATGAGCTCGTATTTACCCACACAATAGTTTAA
- a CDS encoding trans-aconitate 2-methyltransferase has product MNEIRKRFGEISEQYDQEREFLIPCFKDFYQISLPLIAERTAAEHVLDIGAGTGLFSYFVYQTNPKLKYTLLDISPEMLGIARKRFAGLSNFSYLEMDYREKGIPGKYDIVISSLSIHHLTDTEKTSIYQRVYKALNPGGLFVNADQVKGRTSAIDNFYKAQWRRSVIESGLDQASIQRAFQRTSLDKFAPLAWQLNELQRTGFQEVDCIYRYHNFVVMIGTKA; this is encoded by the coding sequence ATGAATGAGATACGAAAGCGTTTTGGAGAAATTTCTGAACAATATGATCAAGAACGCGAATTCTTAATACCTTGTTTTAAAGACTTTTACCAAATCAGCCTCCCTTTGATAGCGGAACGTACAGCGGCAGAGCATGTTTTGGATATAGGAGCAGGCACGGGTTTATTCTCCTATTTTGTTTATCAAACTAATCCTAAACTTAAATACACGCTATTAGATATTTCTCCGGAAATGTTAGGAATAGCCAGAAAACGTTTTGCAGGTTTATCCAACTTTTCTTACCTAGAAATGGATTATCGCGAGAAGGGCATCCCAGGAAAATATGACATCGTTATCTCCTCTTTATCCATACATCATCTAACTGATACGGAAAAAACGTCTATCTATCAACGGGTCTATAAAGCCTTAAATCCTGGAGGATTATTTGTTAATGCTGATCAAGTAAAAGGCCGGACCTCTGCAATAGACAACTTTTATAAAGCTCAATGGCGTCGTTCGGTTATCGAGTCAGGTTTGGATCAAGCCTCTATACAAAGAGCTTTTCAAAGGACGTCTCTTGATAAGTTTGCACCTTTAGCTTGGCAATTAAATGAACTTCAACGAACAGGCTTTCAAGAAGTGGATTGCATTTATCGTTATCACAACTTTGTAGTAATGATTGGAACAAAAGCTTAA